Part of the Hydrogenimonas thermophila genome, TAGGGGTACATTACCTGTGCCCACCCTGTAACTCCTGGTCTTACCAAGTGTCTTTCATTGTAGTAAGGTATGATCTTTTCAAATTGATCTGTCCAGTACTTTCTTTCTGGTCTTGGACCTATGAGATGTATTTCACCTTTTAAGATGTTCCACATTTGAGGCAGTTCATCTAGTCTGGTTTTTCGCATAACTGCTCCCCACTTAAATACTCTAGGATCATCCTTGCTTGCAAATTTTGGTATGCCTTTTTCTGCATCTGGAACCATACTGCGAAACTTAATGCAAACAAACTCTTTGCCATTTAGCCCAACTCTTTTTTGTTTAAAGAGAATTGGACCATCTGGAGACTCTTTTTTTATGCGGTAGGCACAGTAGATCATAACAGGCCAAGAGAAGAAAAAGAGCCAAAAGATCCCAAAAAAGTCTATTGCTCTTTTTTGAATGTATTGCCATTTGGTGTATGGTTTTATGTTTTCTAAAAAGCTTATATCTGTATGATCTTCTGGAATGTAGCATTTTTGCATATGTTTTTCTAAAAAGTGTTCTATGGAGATGAAAGATACACCTTTTAACTCTAAGTTTGTTAGGTAAGTTATGAGTTTGTCTGGAATAGATTCAGAGGTGTTTAGAATGATGAGTTTTCTGTTTTTGTTTTCCAGAGCTTTTTCAATGGCTTCTATGACATCTTCGCTATTTTTCTCTTTATATGGAATATTTGTAATATCTTGAAATTTTTTTTTAAGATTCTCTAGCTCATACTCTGTAAATTTATACTTATTACCTAGAACTATCATACAGAATTACCTTTTGTTTAGAGTAGTGTAATTATAATGATCTTATTTGAATGTTTAGTTAATTTAACTCTTCAAGCTATTTCAAGTCAAACTTAATGAGATCTATAACCTAGCAGCTATGAGCCACGTTGCTGTAAGCTTTGAAACACCAGAGTATGTGGCAAATGCTGACGGTACAGGAACTTTGCGAATTCTTGAAGCTGTACGTCTGCTGGGTTTGACTGACAAGACACGTGTTTACCAAGCCTCAACTTCAGAACTCTACGGAAAAGTACAAGAGATTCCTCAAACTGAAAAGACACCATTTTACCCACGCTCTCCATATGCTGTAGCTAAAATGTATGCTTACTGGATCACAGTTAACTATCGTGAAGCTTACAATATGTTTGCTTGTAACGGGATTTTGTTTAACCACGAATCACCAGTGCGAGGTGAAACATTTGTTACCCGTAAGATCACCCGTGCGGCGGCTAAAATAGCACTTGGATTGCAAGATAAACTCTACCTTGGAAACTTAGATGCAAAACGTGATTGGGGTCATGCAAAAGATTATGTAAGAATGATGTGGATGATTTTGCAAGCTGATGAGCCAGAAGATTGGGTAATTGCAACAGGCAAGACAACATCTGTTAGAGACTTTGTAAAGATGGCATTTGGGTATTTGGGTGTAGAATTGAGGTTTGAGGGTGAAGGGATTGATGAAGTTGGGATTATAGATAGTGTAGATACGAAAAGATTAAATGAATTAAACCTAAATCCTAAATCCTCAAACCTAAATCCTGGCAATATTGTAGTAGCTGTAGATCCTCGTTACTTCCGTCCGACTGAAGTAGATCTACTCATAGGTGATCCTACTAAAGCAAAAGAGAAACTTGGCTGGGAGCCACAATATACTCTAAATGAGCTTGTAGATGAGATGATGGCAAGTGATTTGAAGCTTATGAAGAAGGATGAGTACTTAAAAGATGGTGGTTATACCATTATGAACTACTTTGAGTAGAAGGTAGTGTAAATATGAATAAGCAAAGCAAAATTTTTGTAGCTGGTGGAACAGGGTTGGTAGGAAGTGCGATTGTTAAAAATTTGTTGGAAAAAGGCTATACAAACATAGTAGCAAATTATCACAATCGTACTCCAGATAACTCAACATTCAAAACAGAATCTATTGTTTGGAAAAAGTTAGACCTTTTAGACCCAATTGCTGTGGCAGAATTTTTTGAATCTGAAAAGCCAGAATATGTTTTTCTAGCCGCTGCAAAAGTTGGCGGTATTGTGGCAAATAATACTTACAGAGCTGAGTTTATTTATGAAAATCTGCAAATTCAAAATAATGTCATTCACCAAAGCTACTTAAATGGTGTAAAAAAGCTTATGTTTTTAGGCTCTACCTGCATCTACCCAAAAAACTGCCCACAGCCTATGAAAGAGGAGTACCTTTTAACAAGTGAGTTGGAATATACTAACGAGCCATACGCCATAGCTAAGATAGCCGGCATCAAGATGTGCGAAAGCTACAATTTGCAATATGGTACAAACTACATTTCAGTAATGCCTACAAACCTCTACGGACCAAATGATAACTTTGACCTTGAAAAGAGTCATGTTCTACCAGCTCTTATAAGAAAGATTCATTTGGGTAAAGCTTTAGAAAAGAATAACTGGGAAACAATAAGAGAAGATCTAAACAAGTTACCAATAGAAGGCATAGATGGCAATGCAAGTGAAGAAGAGATACTTAAGATTTTAGAGAAATATGGAATAAAAAAATTCAACATTCAAAATTCAACATTCAAAATTAACATAGAAATCTGGGGTTCTGGAAAACCGATGCGAGAATTCCTTTGGAGTGAAGATATGGCAGATGCCTGTGTTTACCTAATGGAAAATATCGATGTCAAAGATTTAGACAATAATCTCAACCCTCAATCCTCAACCCCCAATCCTCACTTCCTAAACATAGGCACAGGAAAAGATATATCTATTAAAGATTTGGCATATTTAATAAAAGAGATAGTAGGTTTTAAAGGAGAGTTCTACTTCAACACTCAAAAACCTGACGGAACAATGAAAAAACTAACAGATCCATCAAAGCTAAACAGCCTAGGCTGGAGACACTCTGTAGAGTTAAAAGAGGGCATTGAGAGAATTTACAACTGGTACCACCAATAATCGGGTCAGAGCTTTACTTTTTCTGGGACTCTTGTGCTTGCATTCTCTGTGAGAAAGTCCCAACCCCTAATAGGGGATGCGACTTCAGTCGCACAATTTATGCTTTAAATATTGAATTACCGTGATGGAGCTTGCTTTATTAACCCCCTTTTGTTAAAATAGTTTATAAATCAAAAAGTTGGAGAAAAAATGCACTATACAGTACCAAGAGAGCTTTTTGAAGATTTGGTAAAAAGTGTAGGTAAAGAGAGTGCAGAGAAGTTTGTAAATGCTATAGAGATATTTTTAGAAACAATTCAAAAAGAGAGCCAAAAAGAGATAAGTGAGAAGAAAGAGACATTAAAAGCGGAACTATATAATGAATTGAGAAGTGAGCTTGCAACCAAAGAGTTTGTAAGAGCAGAGATAAATGAAGTAAGGGCAGAGATAAATGAAGTAAGAGCAGAGATAAGTGAAGTGCGTTCAGAGATAAAACAAAATAATCTATTACTAAAAGTTTTAATAGGTATATCAATATTTGCTTTGACTATTTTTAATCCTAATTTTGTAACGCTTATTGAAAAAATAGTGAAGTAAAGGAAAAACAGATGCTAAAAAAACTTCCAATAGGCATACAGACATTCAGTCATATAAGAGAAGAGAACTATATTTATGTAGATAAAACAGAAGATGCTTTGGAAGTAATAGAGAATTATAAATATGCTTTTTTGTCTCGACCAAGAAGATTTGGTAAGAGCCTTTTTTTAGATACTCTAAGAAATATTTTTGAAGGAAAAAGAGAGCTTTTTGAAGGGCTCTATATTTACGATAAATGGGATTGGAGCATAAAGTATCCTGTTATTAAGATCAGTTGGGATGGTAGAAATAGAAGTATAGAAGATTTAAAACTAAATACAGAAAAATTTATTAGAGATAATCAAGAAAAATTAGGCATTAAATGTGAAGCTCCATTGAGTCATCCTACTTGCTTTGCAGAATTAATAGAAAAAGCTTGTAAAAAATATAACCAAAAAGTGGTAGTACTTATAGATGAGTACGATAAGCCAATCTTAGATGTCATAGAAGATAAAGAGCAAGCAAAAGAGCATAGAGAGTATATAAAAGGTCTATACTCAACATTAAAAGGGGTAGATGAGTACATAC contains:
- a CDS encoding GDP-L-fucose synthase family protein, with the protein product MNKQSKIFVAGGTGLVGSAIVKNLLEKGYTNIVANYHNRTPDNSTFKTESIVWKKLDLLDPIAVAEFFESEKPEYVFLAAAKVGGIVANNTYRAEFIYENLQIQNNVIHQSYLNGVKKLMFLGSTCIYPKNCPQPMKEEYLLTSELEYTNEPYAIAKIAGIKMCESYNLQYGTNYISVMPTNLYGPNDNFDLEKSHVLPALIRKIHLGKALEKNNWETIREDLNKLPIEGIDGNASEEEILKILEKYGIKKFNIQNSTFKINIEIWGSGKPMREFLWSEDMADACVYLMENIDVKDLDNNLNPQSSTPNPHFLNIGTGKDISIKDLAYLIKEIVGFKGEFYFNTQKPDGTMKKLTDPSKLNSLGWRHSVELKEGIERIYNWYHQ
- a CDS encoding AAA family ATPase — encoded protein: MLKKLPIGIQTFSHIREENYIYVDKTEDALEVIENYKYAFLSRPRRFGKSLFLDTLRNIFEGKRELFEGLYIYDKWDWSIKYPVIKISWDGRNRSIEDLKLNTEKFIRDNQEKLGIKCEAPLSHPTCFAELIEKACKKYNQKVVVLIDEYDKPILDVIEDKEQAKEHREYIKGLYSTLKGVDEYIRFAFLTGVSKFSKASIFSGLNNLEDISLTPKFGNICGYTQNDLETTFKEYLQDANMQKIKEWYNGYNFLKDNLYNPFDILQFIRNDKVFKNYWFKSATPTFLIKLIEKNNYFLPKLSNLVVGEELVDSFDIENISLETLSGSEVYFLLKSINLNRTLRL
- a CDS encoding sugar transferase encodes the protein MIVLGNKYKFTEYELENLKKKFQDITNIPYKEKNSEDVIEAIEKALENKNRKLIILNTSESIPDKLITYLTNLELKGVSFISIEHFLEKHMQKCYIPEDHTDISFLENIKPYTKWQYIQKRAIDFFGIFWLFFFSWPVMIYCAYRIKKESPDGPILFKQKRVGLNGKEFVCIKFRSMVPDAEKGIPKFASKDDPRVFKWGAVMRKTRLDELPQMWNILKGEIHLIGPRPERKYWTDQFEKIIPYYNERHLVRPGVTGWAQVMYPYGENGEDAKQKLMYDLYYIKYWNILLELKIVWMTAMTVIGKKGV
- the gmd gene encoding GDP-mannose 4,6-dehydratase: MSHVAVSFETPEYVANADGTGTLRILEAVRLLGLTDKTRVYQASTSELYGKVQEIPQTEKTPFYPRSPYAVAKMYAYWITVNYREAYNMFACNGILFNHESPVRGETFVTRKITRAAAKIALGLQDKLYLGNLDAKRDWGHAKDYVRMMWMILQADEPEDWVIATGKTTSVRDFVKMAFGYLGVELRFEGEGIDEVGIIDSVDTKRLNELNLNPKSSNLNPGNIVVAVDPRYFRPTEVDLLIGDPTKAKEKLGWEPQYTLNELVDEMMASDLKLMKKDEYLKDGGYTIMNYFE